A genome region from Alkalimarinus coralli includes the following:
- a CDS encoding Fis family transcriptional regulator: MRRTDKKIDNNVRKALTTACDTALENVEGFKWLTHTASYDCFPGSLVVTCVFDTSDALDAAYENEQDIYFRKLIQGHLLKVGVKFKHVQKQICFDTEEACEREHSGNWKERLATRSKRIC; the protein is encoded by the coding sequence ATGCGCAGAACCGACAAAAAAATAGACAACAATGTAAGAAAAGCACTGACCACTGCCTGTGATACCGCACTGGAAAATGTTGAGGGTTTTAAGTGGTTGACGCATACCGCGTCGTATGATTGTTTTCCCGGAAGTCTTGTGGTGACGTGCGTTTTTGATACGAGTGATGCGCTTGATGCCGCTTATGAAAATGAGCAGGATATTTATTTTAGAAAACTGATACAGGGCCATTTGCTCAAAGTAGGTGTTAAGTTTAAACATGTACAAAAGCAAATTTGTTTTGACACTGAAGAGGCGTGTGAAAGAGAGCACAGCGGGAATTGGAAAGAGCGGCTTGCCACTCGTTCAAAACGCATTTGTTAG
- a CDS encoding Imm49 family immunity protein, whose product MKKADQEDIDYWIAQNTRILRKRAENINSDWYQQEDLPVHSAYAGAAMDYADLGRARFLNGEPPERFRAEFSAAGKCMLKCFKMAYDVTDPDYVGDKPKPPKAPSAGYGQVNWSAVMETNAIDGFNYALMGADFETARELAYWYQDSKDGKKMDAVVNLYTYAYKYALLNELQKGQLLLEKTLQEYAEKPPKTGGDMHYFTLSMTLYGILKRDEALFNEGLALQLAFYKKSHIPAEDLWGTAEEFICDYAVALSNLALDAGLRVTVEHDLLPKGLLIGGLNKPQKEG is encoded by the coding sequence GTGAAAAAAGCAGATCAGGAAGATATCGATTATTGGATTGCTCAAAATACAAGAATACTTAGGAAAAGAGCCGAAAATATTAACAGCGACTGGTACCAGCAAGAAGATTTGCCGGTGCATAGTGCCTATGCCGGCGCGGCCATGGATTATGCGGACTTAGGCCGTGCCCGTTTTCTAAATGGCGAACCGCCAGAAAGATTCCGGGCTGAGTTTTCAGCCGCTGGCAAGTGTATGCTTAAATGCTTCAAAATGGCTTATGACGTCACAGACCCGGATTACGTCGGCGATAAACCCAAACCCCCAAAAGCACCCAGCGCAGGGTATGGACAGGTAAACTGGTCTGCGGTAATGGAAACCAATGCCATTGACGGTTTTAACTACGCCTTAATGGGGGCCGACTTTGAGACAGCCAGAGAGTTAGCCTACTGGTATCAGGACAGTAAAGATGGCAAAAAAATGGATGCAGTGGTCAACCTGTACACCTATGCCTACAAATATGCCTTGCTGAATGAGCTGCAAAAAGGCCAGCTATTGTTAGAGAAAACCCTTCAGGAATATGCCGAAAAGCCCCCAAAAACCGGGGGGGATATGCACTACTTTACCCTTAGCATGACCTTGTACGGTATATTGAAGCGGGATGAAGCCCTGTTTAATGAAGGCCTGGCACTACAGTTAGCATTCTACAAAAAATCACACATACCCGCAGAGGATTTATGGGGAACAGCAGAAGAGTTTATCTGCGACTATGCCGTTGCCCTCTCCAATCTGGCGCTTGATGCAGGGTTACGGGTCACTGTTGAGCACGACCTTTTACCGAAAGGGCTGTTAATCGGTGGGCTGAACAAACCACAGAAAGAAGGCTAA
- a CDS encoding substrate-binding periplasmic protein codes for MMNQASLRTIRRFITLSLITAILLYTSFAYANARSSWEKDVYSPAQSKPGYTETITVSTGEWAPFISEKKIGYGPISMVVSEAFALSGVKVKYRFFPWKRAMQELRSKRVVASSAWRATDERQQEFLFSDGVYDNQNVFFHLKSTPFDWNKLSDLKRYYVGAALGYAYSEEFEKAEERGDFDVFRVNKEKSLVEMLLTQRIDVFPANREVGLQLIRQQAPEAFDQFAIHPKPISINPLRLIFNQDKKGAALLKKFNAGLQRIKQSGRYAEIYGSGS; via the coding sequence ATGATGAACCAGGCCAGCTTAAGGACAATTCGAAGATTTATAACCCTTTCGCTAATTACGGCCATACTTTTATACACCTCTTTCGCTTATGCCAACGCCCGCTCATCTTGGGAGAAAGATGTTTACAGTCCAGCTCAAAGCAAGCCTGGTTATACTGAGACAATTACTGTTTCGACTGGTGAATGGGCCCCCTTTATATCCGAAAAAAAAATAGGTTATGGCCCAATATCAATGGTTGTCTCTGAGGCTTTTGCATTAAGCGGGGTAAAGGTGAAGTATCGTTTTTTTCCATGGAAGCGGGCAATGCAGGAGCTAAGATCCAAACGAGTTGTGGCAAGTTCTGCATGGCGGGCAACCGACGAGCGTCAGCAGGAGTTTCTGTTTAGTGATGGGGTTTACGATAACCAAAATGTTTTCTTTCACCTCAAAAGTACGCCGTTTGACTGGAATAAGCTAAGCGACCTTAAGCGTTACTATGTAGGCGCTGCCTTAGGGTATGCCTATAGCGAAGAATTTGAAAAAGCAGAAGAAAGAGGCGACTTTGATGTGTTCCGCGTTAACAAAGAAAAATCCCTTGTTGAAATGCTACTCACCCAACGCATTGACGTATTTCCCGCCAATCGCGAAGTGGGATTACAGTTGATTCGCCAGCAAGCGCCGGAAGCCTTTGACCAGTTTGCAATACACCCTAAACCAATATCTATTAACCCTCTGCGCCTGATATTTAACCAAGACAAAAAAGGGGCCGCACTGCTGAAAAAGTTTAACGCTGGTTTGCAGCGAATAAAGCAGTCTGGTCGGTATGCTGAAATATATGGCTCAGGGTCGTAA
- a CDS encoding Imm49 family immunity protein — protein MKKADQEDIDYWIEMSLKTIRQSEDDYKTGWYKDQDIPMQSVYSGTAMDYAGLGRARFLNGEPPERFRHEFSAAGKCMLKCFKMAYDVTGPDYVGDKPKPPKAPSAGYGQVDWSEVMETNAIDGFNYALMGADFETARELAYWYQDRKDGKKMDAVVNRYTYAYKYALLNELEKGRLLLEKTLEEYAAKPPKTTADMNYFTLSMTLYGILKRDEALFNEGLALQLKFYKKSYIPAEDLWGSPYEFICDHAVALSNLALDAGLRVTVEHDLLPKGLLIGGLNRPPEEC, from the coding sequence ATGAAAAAAGCAGATCAGGAAGATATTGATTATTGGATAGAGATGAGCTTGAAAACTATTCGGCAGTCTGAGGATGATTACAAAACCGGGTGGTATAAAGATCAGGACATCCCCATGCAAAGTGTTTATTCTGGCACGGCTATGGATTATGCCGGTTTAGGCCGCGCCCGTTTTCTAAATGGCGAACCGCCGGAAAGATTCAGACATGAATTTTCAGCCGCTGGCAAGTGTATGCTTAAATGCTTCAAAATGGCTTATGACGTCACAGGCCCGGATTACGTCGGTGATAAACCCAAACCCCCAAAAGCACCCAGTGCAGGTTACGGCCAAGTGGACTGGTCTGAGGTCATGGAGACTAATGCCATTGACGGTTTTAACTACGCCTTAATGGGAGCCGACTTTGAGACCGCCAGAGAGTTGGCCTACTGGTATCAAGACAGAAAAGATGGCAAAAAAATGGATGCTGTGGTCAACCGGTATACTTATGCCTATAAATATGCCTTGTTGAATGAGCTGGAAAAAGGCCGGTTATTACTGGAAAAAACACTTGAAGAGTATGCCGCCAAACCACCTAAAACAACGGCGGATATGAATTACTTTACCCTCAGCATGACCCTGTACGGCATACTGAAACGCGATGAAGCCCTGTTTAATGAAGGCCTGGCATTACAACTGAAGTTTTATAAAAAGTCATACATCCCCGCCGAAGATTTATGGGGGTCACCTTATGAGTTTATCTGCGACCATGCCGTTGCCCTCTCCAATCTGGCGCTTGATGCAGGGTTACGGGTCACTGTAGAGCATGACCTTTTACCGAAGGGGTTGTTAATCGGTGGGCTGAACAGGCCGCCAGAAGAATGTTAA